From a single Anomaloglossus baeobatrachus isolate aAnoBae1 chromosome 4, aAnoBae1.hap1, whole genome shotgun sequence genomic region:
- the LOC142302979 gene encoding olfactory receptor 11L1-like has protein sequence MQENKVTSVKGFFLLGFQVSHNLRMFLFCLLLMIYNATICGNLLIITLVSTSKNLHTPMYFFISQLSISDILLPTDIVPNLLHILLNNGGTITFIGCMAQLYFFCIAEASECLLLTVMSYDRYVAICSPLHYVSIMTITLCVRLVFIFWLLTISFSFIYIIILSGLKFCGPNIIDHLFCDLVPLQDMACSDIFPIKLSINLLSIAFMVFPGIIIVISYGNIVRTILQISTNISRQKAFSTCSSHLTVVCIFYLTIFSVYNLPTKLQSSEVNKITSLLYTVFTPLANPIIYSFRNKDIKKAVQESLKNVFNFKLSC, from the coding sequence ATGCAGGAGAACAAAGTGACTTCGGTCAAAGGATTTTTCCTTTTAGGATTTCAAGTCAGTCACAATTTGAGAATGTTTTTGTTCTGTCTTCTCCTAATGATTTACAATGCCACGATATGCGGGAATCTTCTGATCATCACCCTGGTGTCCACCAGCAAGAACCTCCACACTCCAATGTACTTCTTCATCTCACAACTGTCCATCAGTGACATCTTGTTACCCACAGATATtgtccccaatttgcttcatatccTACTGAATAATGGGGGGACCATAACATTTATCGGCTGTATGGCCCAGTTGTATTTCTTCTGTATTGCTGAAGCTTCTGAATGTCTTCTCCTTACAGTGATGTCCTATGACCGATATGTGGCCATCTGTAGCCCCCTACATTACGTCTCTATCATGACAATCACATTGTGTGTGAGGTTGGTCTTCATCTTCTGGTTACTCACAATTTCTTTTTCATTCATTTACATTATAATATTATCAGGGCTAAAATTCTGTGGCCCGAACATCATTGACCATCTGTTCTGTGATCTTGTTCCCTTGCAGGACATGGCCTGTTCTGATATATTTCCTATAAAACTATCAATAAACTTACTAAGTATTGCATTCATGGTTTTTCCAGGCATAATAATAGTTATTTCTTATGGTAACATTGTCCGCACCATCTTACAGATTTCAACAAATATCAGCAGacagaaagccttctccacctgcagctcccacctcactGTGGTCTGCATATTCTACTTGACAATCTTCAGTGTTTATAATCTTCCAACAAAACTACAATCTTCAGAAGTTAATAAAATCACCTCCCTGCTATACACTGTATTTACTCCATTGGCCAACCCCATTATATACAGTTTTAGAAACAAGGATATTAAGAAAGCCGTGCAAGAATCTcttaaaaatgtttttaactttaaatTGTCATGTTAG